CTCGGCAGCCAGTCATCCAACGATGGCGGCAGCAGGTAAGGGGTGTCACGATCACAGGGACGGAAATGGCTCATGCGCGCTCGCTCATCGGAACCCTGACCGATCCGATCCCCTCGCGCTTGAAAAGATCCACGCTAAGTCCGACAGGCTGCTAGACGATTCCCAGTGCCGCCGGCTGTTCGACCTGCCCGCCTCCGTAGGGCGCGCGTGCGCCGTGCCCGAACCGATCGCGGTGGCACTCGCTGAGACCCAAGGGCGAAGAGAACGTCAACTCCTCGAGGAGCTGGCCGGCCGCAACGGCCGCTGGTTCGATCTGGAGATGGACAAGCTCGATCGCTGGGCGGAGGATCGCCGCGCCTCGCTCAAGGCCACGCTTAACGAGCTGGACGAGGCGCTCAAGGCGGCGAAGAAAGCGGCGCGGCTCGCACCGACGCTGCCCGAAAAGCTCGAGCGCCAGCGGGAGGCGCGCGTGCTGGAGGGAAAACGCGACGACGCCTGGCGCGCTTTTGATGCGGCGAGCCGCGACATAGACCGGCAAAAAGTGCGTTCTTGGACGAGATCGGGCGGCGGCTGGAGCAGAAGCTGGAGCGAGAGCCTCTCTTCACCCTGCGCTGGCGCGTGACATGACGACGAACAAGAAGATGACCGAACACACCCGCGAACCCGAGAAGCTCGACCTGCGCTCGCACGACATCGCCGAGGAGAAGCGCCAGGAGCTCCTGCACCTTTTCCCGGAGATCCGCACCGGGGGCGGTAAGATCGACTTCGAGCGCTTGAAGCTCGTGCTCGGCGAGGCGGTGGACGTGGGCAAGGAGCGCTACGGCATGAACTGGCCGGGGAAGGCCGACTGCTTCAAGGCGATTCAGTCACCGAGTCTCGCCACGCTCCGCCCATGCCCTGAGGAGAGCATCGACTTCGACACGACCGAGAACCTGATTCTCGAGGGCGACAACCTGGAGGTGCTCAAGCTCCTGCAGAAGTCCTATCTGGGGAAGGTCAAGATGATCTACATCGACCCGCCCTACAACACGGGCAACGACTTCATCTACCCTGACGACTACAGCGAATCCTTGCGCACCTATCTCGAATACACCGGGCAGGTGGATGCGCAGGGGAAGAAATTCAGCACCAACACCGAAGCCGACGGCCGCTTCCACTCGAAGTGGTTGAACATGATGTACCCGCGGTTGTACCTCGCGCAGAATCTGCTGCGGGACGATGGCTTCATCCTCGTTTCGATCAACGATGTGGAGCTGCACAGCCTTCGTTTCATGCTCAATGACATCTTCGGCGAAGAGAATTGGCTCGGTACCCTCGTATGGAAGGGCGCAACGGACAACAACCCGACAAGAATCGCCGTAGAACACGAGTACTTAGTCTGCTATGGCCGGGACAAGGATGCGGTTCCGGCAGTGTGGACCAACCAATCTGACGATGCCAAGGTCACCATGCTTTCCGAGTACGAGCGCTTACGACATAAACTAGGCGGTAACGTCGCAGCCATTCAAGCTGACTTCCGGAGGTTTGTCCGTGACAACGCCGAGTCACTGGTCCCGTTGACGCATTACAACCGTGTTGATGAACGAGGCCCGTACACGGGTAGCAGGAAGGTTCACAATCCCAAGCCCGGCGGTTACAAGTACGACGTTGTACATCCACTGACACAGAAGGTGTGTGTACCACCGGCCAACGGCTATCGCTTTCCGAAGGCAACGATGGACTCCCTTATCGCCGAAGAGCGCATTTTGTTTGGTGAAGACGAGACCCAGATCATCCAGATTAAGGAGTACCTCAAGGACTTCGAGGGAAAGTTATCAAGTGTCATAACTCTTGATAGCCGCGCAGGCGCTAACGAGATGGAGGCACTGTTTGGCGACAGGAAGGTATTCCCGCACCCGAAGCCAAGCATCCTTGTGCGCGAGGTCGCCGACTTTTGTTTACACGATTCTGATTTCGTTCTAGATTTTTTCGCGGGTTCCGGTACCACCGCCCATTTCGTCCTTGACCTGAACAAGCAGGACGGTGGCAACCGCAAGTTTATCCTCGTTCAGCTCCCGGAGCCCACGGATCGAGCGGACTATCGGACCATCGCCGACATCTGCAAGGAGCGCGTCCGCCGCGTCATAAAAAAGCTGAATGACGCGGATGGCGCTGCAAATAGCCCCGTCATACCCGCGAAAGCGGGTATCCAGGATCCGGTTCAAATATCCCTGTCACTGGATTCCGGCCAATCCATGGCCGGAATGACGGGGGCGGAAAGACACAATAAGCAAGACCGTGGCTTCCGCGTCTTCAAGCTCGATGAGTCGAGCTTCAAGACCTGGGAGGCGGATCAGGCAAAGGATGCAGAGGGCCTCGCCCGGCAGCTCGAGCTGCATGTGGAACATATCCGCGAAGGGCGCACAGCGGATGACCTGCTCTACGAGATCCTACTCAAGAGCGGCTTCCCGCTCACGACGCCCGTCAAAAGGCTCACGCTTGCCGGCAAGACAGTCTATGGCGTCTCCGGCGGAGCGATGCTGATCTGCCTCGAAAGCGAGCTGACGCTGGAAGCGATCCGCGCGATGGCTTCGATGCAGCCCGAGCGCGTGGTATGCCTCGACTCGAGCTTCGCCGGCAACGACCCACTCAAAGCCAACGCCGTGCAGATCTTCAAGACCAAGGGCGTCACGAGCTTCAAGACGGTGTGAGGACCCCGCCTATGCCCATAGTCAGCAGATTTCTGGGAATCGTCATTTCCATGTACTGGAACGACCACTCCCCACCGCACTTCCACGCCAAATACGGCAGCTACGAGATCGAGGTAGGCATCGAAACGGGCATAGTTGAGGGCAAGTTCCCACGGAGAGCGCTACAGCATGTGCTGGAGTGGTATGAAGTTCATAAGCAAGAATTACTAGACGATTGGCTTCTGTGCCGCGAGGGCAAACCGCCCAAGCGCATCGCGCCGCTGGAGTAGGTTTCATGATTCTGCATGTCGTGAACGCGAAATATCTCAAGGACTATGAGGTCGAAGTGGCCTTCAATGACGGTCGGAAGGGCGTAGCTGACCTGTCGGATAGCCTGTGCGGACCCATGTTCGAGCCGCTGCGCGACAAGCGACTCTTTGCCCAGCTCAGGGTGGACGAGGAGCTCCAGACTATAGCCTGGCCGAACGGTGCAGACCTTGCGCCCGAATATGTCTACTTTCGGGCATTTCACGAGGACCGAGATCTTCAGGACCAGTTCAAACAGTGGGGATATTTGACCTGAGAGATGAAACTCCAGTTCGACCCCAACCAGCCCTTCCAGCTCGACGCCGTGGCCGCCGTTACCCATCTCTTCGACGGCCAGCCGCAGGGCGTACCGGAGTACGCCGTCATCAATCTGGGGGCGATGGAGGGGCTTTTCGCCGGGCAGGAGCGCACCGAGCTCGGCGTTGGCAACCGCCTGCTGCTCGCCGAGGACAAGCTGCGCGCGAACCTGAGGATGGTCCAGACTCGCAACGACATCGAGGTCACGGACTTGGCCGCCGGGCTGGAGGCTTGGGAGCTCTTCGACGCGCCTGCGAACCAGCCACGCCGCTGCCCGCATTTTTCGGTGGAGATGGAGACCGGAACGGGCAAAACCTATGTCTATCTGCGCACGATCTTCGAGCTGTCGCGGCGTTACGGCTTCCAGAAGTTTATCATCGTCGTCCCGAGCGTCGCTATCCGCGAAGGGGTGCTCAAGAATATCGAGATCACCGCCCAGCACTTCCGTGCGCTCTACACCAACCTATCCTTTGAGCACTTCGTCTACGACGCGAAGAAGGTGAACCGCCTGCGGCAGTTCGCCACCAGCAACACGCTGCAGATCCTCGTCATCAACATCGATGCCTTTCGCAAGAATTTCACCGGTACCGAGGAAGAGCAGAAGAGCAACGTAATCTACAAGGAGAGCGAACAAGCTATCGGGGCGCCAGCCAATCGAGTTCGTACAGGCGGCGCGCCCTATCGTGATCATCGACGAGCCGCAGAGCGTGGATGCGACCGGCAAAGCGCAGGAGGCGGTCCGCGCGCTGAATCCGCTCTGCACACTACGGTATTCAGCCACGCACCGTAATCCCTACAACCTCGTTTACCGGCTCGATCCGGTACGTGCCTTCGAGCTGAAGCTCGTGAAGCAGATCGTGGTGGCGAGCGCGGCGGCGGAGGCGGCGGCCAACGACGCCTTCGTCCGCCTCGAGCAGATCGACTACAAGAAGGGGATCAAGGCGAACCTCCGCATCCATGTGCAGACGCCCGACGGGCCGAAAGAGAAACCGGTCACGGTGAAACAGGGCGTTGACCTGTTCATGCGTTCCAACGAGCGGGCCGCCTACCGCAGCGGGTTCGAGGTGGCCGAGATCAGCGCGGAGCCCGGGAATGAGTACCTGCGATTCTCGAATGGCCGCACGCTGCGCCTTGGCGAGGAGATCGGCGGCCTGCGCGAGGACGTCGGGCGGGTGCAGATCAAGCACACGGTGAAAAAGCACCTGGAGAAGGAACTCCAGGTCAGGGCGCGGGGCATCAAAGTGCTGTCGCTCTTTTTCATCGACCGCGTGGCGAACTACCGCGACTACGATGTAGACGGCCGGCCCGTGAAGGGCAAGTTCGCGGTCACGTTCGAGGAAGCGCTGGCGGAGTTCGCCCGGGACGAGCGCTACCGCGAGCTGACGTGGCTCGGCGAGACCGTCGAGCGGCTGCATGACGGCTACTTCGCGCAGGACAGGAAGGGGGTGCTCAAGGACACGCGTGGCGACACCCAGGCGGATGACGAGGTTTACAACCTCATCATGAAGGATAAGGAGCGGTTGCTGTCGCTCGATGAGCCGCTACGTTTCATCTTTAGCCACTCGGCGCTGCGCGAAGGCTG
The nucleotide sequence above comes from Pseudomonadota bacterium. Encoded proteins:
- a CDS encoding site-specific DNA-methyltransferase — translated: MLGEAVDVGKERYGMNWPGKADCFKAIQSPSLATLRPCPEESIDFDTTENLILEGDNLEVLKLLQKSYLGKVKMIYIDPPYNTGNDFIYPDDYSESLRTYLEYTGQVDAQGKKFSTNTEADGRFHSKWLNMMYPRLYLAQNLLRDDGFILVSINDVELHSLRFMLNDIFGEENWLGTLVWKGATDNNPTRIAVEHEYLVCYGRDKDAVPAVWTNQSDDAKVTMLSEYERLRHKLGGNVAAIQADFRRFVRDNAESLVPLTHYNRVDERGPYTGSRKVHNPKPGGYKYDVVHPLTQKVCVPPANGYRFPKATMDSLIAEERILFGEDETQIIQIKEYLKDFEGKLSSVITLDSRAGANEMEALFGDRKVFPHPKPSILVREVADFCLHDSDFVLDFFAGSGTTAHFVLDLNKQDGGNRKFILVQLPEPTDRADYRTIADICKERVRRVIKKLNDADGAANSPVIPAKAGIQDPVQISLSLDSGQSMAGMTGAERHNKQDRGFRVFKLDESSFKTWEADQAKDAEGLARQLELHVEHIREGRTADDLLYEILLKSGFPLTTPVKRLTLAGKTVYGVSGGAMLICLESELTLEAIRAMASMQPERVVCLDSSFAGNDPLKANAVQIFKTKGVTSFKTV
- a CDS encoding DUF4160 domain-containing protein, whose amino-acid sequence is MPIVSRFLGIVISMYWNDHSPPHFHAKYGSYEIEVGIETGIVEGKFPRRALQHVLEWYEVHKQELLDDWLLCREGKPPKRIAPLE
- a CDS encoding DUF2442 domain-containing protein; this encodes MILHVVNAKYLKDYEVEVAFNDGRKGVADLSDSLCGPMFEPLRDKRLFAQLRVDEELQTIAWPNGADLAPEYVYFRAFHEDRDLQDQFKQWGYLT
- a CDS encoding DEAD/DEAH box helicase family protein; this encodes MKLQFDPNQPFQLDAVAAVTHLFDGQPQGVPEYAVINLGAMEGLFAGQERTELGVGNRLLLAEDKLRANLRMVQTRNDIEVTDLAAGLEAWELFDAPANQPRRCPHFSVEMETGTGKTYVYLRTIFELSRRYGFQKFIIVVPSVAIREGVLKNIEITAQHFRALYTNLSFEHFVYDAKKVNRLRQFATSNTLQILVINIDAFRKNFTGTEEEQKSNVIYKESEQAIGAPANRVRTGGAPYRDHRRAAERGCDRQSAGGGPRAESALHTTVFSHAP